DNA from Aphis gossypii isolate Hap1 chromosome 3, ASM2018417v2, whole genome shotgun sequence:
ATAACTACAGTAAACAGAAACTTTGTACAGTCTATATCATTGTTTGATTTGCATTCGCTTTGAACGCTTTTGATGGAAACaaaaagtcaataataatattatattatgtaattattttaatttaatgattgcgtcaataacctataatatacgaacTCTTCGCTGAATGTGTATGATTTACAGGGtctttcaaaacattttgtttttgtaaaatcttttttttttcaaatataataattatattatttttttttttttgatagagacacatcattataattatgacaacatattttttaaatagactgatttttaaattttattttgtatggaTTTAAACTCgtattttgtgtaatattacCTACAAGCCATGCGAATACCAACGTCAAAACAGACCCGACAGGCAGCTCTTCGGTACCGCTTGCCCGCACATCCGTCGCACGGGCCCCATGGATCCCAGTCCACATCCATTTTCCAAACTATCGGAAAAGCCTTCGTGACAGGCGCTAAATACCGAGATTCGTACTGCGTCCATCCTGCCATCGAATCGGCAGTCACCGCCACGACGTCGGCACCGGGCCGCCCGCCTGAATTCGCCGGCAGTAGATCGAGCGCATACTCAAGGCGTTCATCAGTCTCAAGACCGGAACACGAGTACCGACCGGTGTCGGATGAGGTCAAGTTCCGGATTACCAGACGATGATCTAGCGTCATGTACACTCGGTTTGACTCCATCGGGTCTGACATACCCAGCACCACTTCCTTCCGACCCGCCAAGGTGCCGTTCGAGTACAACATTCTGTTACCACAGTTATAGTGGACGTGGACATAAACAACCACCATcaagacaattattatacaactattatataatttatataggttacaataatatgagatGAATGGATCTTTTCTagggattatattataataatagcccAGGAAGTAATTTGgtagaaaatgtaaatatattatcacttaCAATACAGAAACCATTAAAATCTATGGTTTCTTTTAGATTTATAGTACGTAATAGAGGCGCTCAAAAGTTATTAGTAAAGTAATTCTTACTCAAAATACATttctgttataaatttatttacggATATCgattatgtttcaaaatatatatagcctacacacaaatataatgtcTATGGCCGAAttctatatttgataaatgtgCCATTTTTGATTGttcttaaacaaatattttcctATATTATACCTGTGCGAAGTATACCAAAACCGGGCTTGGCCTTTATCCTTTTCGCCGCAATAGTTACACAAGAATTCTATGTCCGAGCCCAGGGGCGCGTCTACGATTCTCACTCGGTCGTCGTTGCGTCCTTCCCTCGACTCAGTCCAAGGCCTGTCTGCGCACGTTTCTCGTCGATGACAATCACCAAAACTGCAGTCCGCCCGAACGAACCCGACGAAGATGGTGACGATAGCGGAGAGGAAGAGTAACGTTTCTTCGAACATGTCAACGGCGTAGCAGTAGAGGCGCCaaagaatgaaaataaattatattttgttcccttcactaaaacataaaactataagtatataacgcACAAACCGTATTATATGCAAACGTGGACATTATGACGACGTGATGGGTACGTTTTCTTGGCAACGGTCGTCGCGCTAACGTGATATGAATTCACCACGAGGAGTGTCatcatatgatataatataatatacctagtcagtaaatattaatatttataataataatattattatttgtttcggACCGGTCGTCTTTACAAAACAATTGATGCGGTCGACGGCCTTCGATCAACATAAAAAGAGTTTGGTCAAAGTGTACGTGTAACTTCACAATcattatgatattgttataatataagaactaGATAAACATATAGGTACGAAATGGTGTGACTATGGTGGTTGATATCATTGCGAAtaaaattagtaggtatattatataatattatattatacacgtttagttactttataaaactatattgataaagattataatattcttcgaacatacatttcaaaacacattttgtccgcacatattaataggtatattataaaaatgtatttttcaaccGTTcacattgtaaattattcctaaatcagttttttttaagaaatatcacGTTATACCTACGTTACATGCATAAGTaaacgtaatatttaatattatgtactcgtaTTTCAGGTACAGTTATtagatatacaaaataacatgAGCTATAACCAACTATTAACAAAAgtacatacctatacatttttaacattaaatttgacTTTTATTAACGCTTGTCactgaaattaaatgtataatttttctaaaaataaatgtaacaataatttctGTACAACagagatattaaaattaagtacctacatacctACGTTTAGATGtactaatcagtaatcacaaTTGTTTATGATATGAATTTATCACTATACCATCCTATGaaaataagtatacctactcacaacatattttatactatacatgcCGATTATGGACAGAgaaataatatggtttattcTCACAATGCCTGTGGACCGGAGTGTCGACGACAAACAGTAAAACGCGAATTTTCGTCCtgagaaataatatttcaaatagttattatatcattgcatatattttagttttccaTAATAAACTCAATACTCATTAAAttctgaaacattttttttttttttgttaaagttaatttcattaaataataggtaattaactaTATGTTACACGCGTAGTTATACCCATGTAGTTTACTAAGCTATTAGCTAATAGctcgtatacctataatcattatttattacacctACATAAATCGtgttttgatacatttttaaactaaaattatacttgttatataaaatgtataattgttcaaataaataaaaactttgtttataataataataataatggtaccACCATTCTGTATAgtctatacctacattaatatGCACAAaagaacatatatattatttttttcgtctgATGAATTCCAAAGAATCGtgggaatttttatatttaagttttaaatgtttaaatcacTAACGTCTATCTAAGACAAATCTATGTAAGCTAtacggaaaaaataatttcaccaAGATAACAATCAGGGATGCCCTGTAATTTTGTTcacgtataggtacttatcgaAATGCAAATATCTAAACAAATGTATAGCAGGTAATTGTATACtagctaatatatttgtattttccaaattctttatgttttatctgttttattttacattaatgttGTGTTTCTTAAATGTAAACTTTGTAAACGATTtgtataaatgcattaaataaagtgtctaaaaaaaaactatacaattttttttttttgacacttACTGCTTTAATTCAGTTTCCACTCTCCaacaagttaaattaatttttaagaacattttccacgaaataaacaataattaacaactGCACCTAGTAGATATAAATCTATcagctttaataatataaattataatgcaagtataattgatacaaattaacatgttttttataaattataacatgtaaaatgtaaatatgtatatttagttATGTTGACCAATTATCAAgctacttattaattatttacataattatcagTTAAAggacttaattatttattgaaatctgACTTATTTCTAATAGGCATAAAAAGttctgaattataataaattattataattatttaagtgcaAATTTAGtgggaaaaaatattgataaaaaatgtgtgtatGTTTGTAGAACGACACGATGCGTATGTTATGGACAATGAGCGATCGAGATCCGATCGATAGACAATATACTGATGCATTGAAATTGGGCAGCTCATGGAAAGGTACTCAAAGTTTCCATCCGAAAGGCCCAAAATTCAAACCGAATACGGATAACTACAAGAAATGGGACGTCACCATGGATaacgtaattaaattaacataatataatataattaaatattgtaattgtgtgagttgtatgtatttttatttttaattacttaacattttagttACGCATTAAAGACGACGTTGACACTTTATACTGGTGCAAAATTTTCAAAGCTCcgatctttaaaaaaaatcatattgttGGGGTAAGTTTATACTACATttcattttgattatattatatttataatgttaatgctttatgatagaaaattaatgaaatatatactaaaccAAATACGTTACCAtgaatacctttttttttacattaaaaaaataataattacagttttactttatgttatttgatttaatgtaACATTTCcctacaaatttataaaaagtaacacGTATAAGAAGAtttgaaactatttatatttttacttagtgTAGCTTTTATACGCAATTATTGAGTTAAACCAGGTTCGTCCCCTAACAAAACAACTATCTATCACTCCACTATATAACACCTAAATAAATAGGAAAATAATTCAGTACTACATTAATGCATCTTACCCACCTTTAATTAACCTATGTAAATGaagtagtaaataaataatattaatataaggtatataataaaatcaattaaacattaggtaggtatagtcaAAAATTAGGTttatccttttttttatacttaaactttttacaaattcttatcttattattttatcatttagttTTGAATCTGATTTTATTggacatttttatagtatttcgcttcaaaacaaaatcgatctatacttatcataatttgttatataacgTATTACACAACATAGTATCGAAGCCTAAggtctttttataaatataccatgGACTATAGAAAACCCCTAAAAacggaaaaaaattacttgaacAATATAGTGGGAAGCAATTCGTGTAACTAATACCATTTTTAAGAGACGCAACTAAGGTgcttctatatattttaaaatataattaaagttatttagaaATACAAGTAACTTCATTACTTTTTCATTTACTTTTACTTTGAATTGttactcaaataaaaatgcaattttcgTATTACTTTACTTTCAACAAAATTTttctaggtatttattataacttaaacgtgacaaaaaaaaaaaaaaaagaaaaagattaTACCTAAACGATAGTTctctaattttttatcgactttGAGCCAAAGCCGGATTTACATTTTCGTTATCTATACTTGGAATAAATCCTTAAAAAATCACATAACGCCgttacttatactttttaattattagtaattatatacctaaaaatattctgagaTATGACTTTTGATCACTTCTGCAGTTTGTGCCTTTGCTAAACGACGACACGCGGCGTCTTGTCCACCATATGATCGTCTACGAGTGCTACGGTGGTTCTAACATAATGGAAAAGTACGTGACGTTAAAAGGCGCCCAGTGTTATGGCCAGAGCATGCCGGAAGACTGGAACAAATGCGTATCACCAGTGGTCACGTGGGCGATGGGCTCGGACGGGCAGTTTTTTCCGGATCACATTGGAGTGCCGATTGGCGGTCGTGATTTGTACTACATGTTGGAAGTGCACTACGATAATCCCACGCTAAAAAAAGgtattgtaacaataataatataataacattgatactataatattatactagctgAACCTGCACGTCGTTTGATAAATGAAACTTCGTTGATTTACTCTTTAAACTTAAAGAgctttgaactttaaatgtaaACTCAAAGATTTTTTACACATGCAGTTATTTTGGCTGTTttgatcaaatataaaatacaggtCTACAAATAACTCTATCCAATCATGATGATAGTTTTTCTTGagtcaactaaattaatatttacgtaaGTGTTGAAAAGTAGGCTTTgaccaacaataaaaaatagggctaaaataattattatattcaattataaattataataactatttttttttttttttgtaactaatGACAAccctataaaaacaaaaatatcattttttgtgagttattttttaaaatgcaaaatttaaaaattggctTCAGAGTAGTGAACATTCATACAGCATTACttgtatatcattaaatttcagAACCGTAAGTGTTATAGACTTGGATGACTTACACACACGTGTACAAAttgtcttttataatataatcgtcaATTATTGAATAAGGGTATAACTATTAAACACATAGAACTTTTTCAGTAAAATTGTTCGTCAACTTGTAaccaaacacaaaaaaatatatatattaaaagtagaaattattctcgaaaataatttttttggaaaactaTGAAAAGCTAAACAtagataatgaaatataataatatagtagtcaGGTAGGTGTTGatgagttataattataactaggatttataataaagaaacacaaaattttgcattattgctattattgctaaaataatatattaaaataatcatcatcGCG
Protein-coding regions in this window:
- the LOC114126370 gene encoding uncharacterized protein LOC114126370 — protein: MFEETLLFLSAIVTIFVGFVRADCSFGDCHRRETCADRPWTESREGRNDDRVRIVDAPLGSDIEFLCNYCGEKDKGQARFWYTSHRMLYSNGTLAGRKEVVLGMSDPMESNRVYMTLDHRLVIRNLTSSDTGRYSCSGLETDERLEYALDLLPANSGGRPGADVVAVTADSMAGWTQYESRYLAPVTKAFPIVWKMDVDWDPWGPCDGCAGKRYRRAACRVCFDVGIRMACRSIALPATVMTVSPGLAAKLSTLPDFLLAETCYAYCQVSNKRRLPKYRNTFVLEEGSSLTLVCAEATADKKVTWRKDGLLLTETESTADDTSGALLDTFGTLYLVRLTDNDSGNYTCFVDGNRTQEVLLVVRKSSLLSSKAYARHLYYLYYIFAMYFVVFGARIYYAFLNRRYFLKITDSDVLKPEIPIVYLGRKIRIR